tttcttttctttagcataTGTTTACCTTCCTGCTTATGCCTTCGCCTCATTATGCAAAAAGGATCAGTTCCTTcactgcaaattttaatattcttgTTTTCCATCCATCCTATTATGCGATGTCAATTTCTAGATGATTGAATATGCACCAGTTTCTCGTAATTTGTAACGAAGAATTTATTTACAAGCAATAAGTGGGGGGTGGGGATAGTCATCTCCAAAATTTGATGCATCCATTTATTGGTAGGGCATGACTGGTGTGAATGTGATTGCAATGCGTGGACTACATAAAATATGAGCCAGACCACCTAACTAGTTTGAGTGTTTTGATTGTTCATGTTACCCCAAATTACTGTGACAGTCAGAGTTTAAGTCATGTATGTATGTAAAATAGTATGTATAAATAATCCAAACAAGAAATTGGTTCAATACCACTCTAAATTTTTTCTGGTATTTTTTGTTATGCTACAATTGTATCTTCAAGTAGTCAGTGTTATAAAATATCCGCAATGGTGGCGCTATGGTGCATATCGGCCGACATTGTGGGTTTTCCCGCCATAATATTATGGGTTTTCCTGCCATAATATGCTACAACGACGTCTCAAAGCGTCCTTTGATATGGCAGGGTTTTGGCTCTCTGCCATCTGCCATTGGCAACAATGCAAGTAATAGGAGTTATGTATTGGATTTTATGCTCGAAACCAACcataaataatttttgaaataccATATGTTGTAGCTTCCGTccttttgctatttattaacCAGGGTGGGCTCTGAACCAGTTTGTGTCATCTTCATAGGTTGAAGATCtaatcatttaacttttcaatgCAAACAGAATTTTGGTATAGAATGCTTtggcaataattttttttacttgctGTTTGTTAGTCTCCTTCCGTCTTTTTGGACTGTTTTGATGTATTTTCTGTGCATTAGAGTCTGTCAAGGGGCTAATTAAACTTGGATTGAGGATAGAAGAGTAGGATCATAGGGGTTCCAAATAGTTTGGTTGGTTAGTTTGTTGAAGAGGCTCAATTAAAAAATGGGGGGAAAAGGAAATGGTAGAAGGGGATTCTGATGCTTTAGTTTGGGAAAACAGAGCAGTAGCTCAGTCGTAGAAGGAGAAAGTCCTTGCAGGAGAGATTTCTGTTGTTCAGTTCACTTTCAATTGGTTAATAAGCTCATTATTTCCTTGTCATGATTCCCGTTGTGGACTCTTAATATTCGGTTACTATTTTCTATCATAAAATAATCTGACTTTTGTTTTCactattattgttttattttgatgttgTAAAATTTTCAGGTTGCAAGGGTTAGGAATGCATTGGCCTATGCTACGCACAAGTTCTTCCAAGAAAATGGGTTTGTATGGGTCTCAAGTCCTATTATCACAGCTTCAGATTGTGAGGGAGCGGGTGAACAGTTTTGTGTTACTACCTTGGTATTTACCGTTTCGTGAGATACTTTCTCTTTGTATGAATAATTTATATCACATTTTATGTTATTGGTTCACTTTGAATGCTCAAGGGAATAATTATCCTACTCGTCTTCCCCGCCCACCTAAAAATCtcataattagaatatttattACAAAGCCTTGCCTATGGGGGAAGCTGTCCTGCCCCAATTAGACATGTTATATCGTCCTTTACTTTTTAGCCTTTGAGCATAAGGTTTTGTTATAGCATAGATTCTTTGATGTAGTCACTCATATCTTGAAAATATTGTCTAGCTCTATATAATTTAAGATTAACAAATCTTTTTTATGCAGAGTTTAttactttatttaatatttactaCTCATAGCAGCCCCCTGATAAAATACCTTCCACAAGAAAGGGAGTTGATTTCCATGACCAAAAAATGATGCCAAGAGCGTGTTACAAGTTCGTCATGAATATTTGCGATTTTTTTGTCTTATTATAAATTcagtttgtttctcttttaaatTTACAGATACCAAATTCTCATGAAACCACTGATTCTCCAGTTGATGCTATTCCAAAAATGAAGGACGGATTAATTGATTGGTCACAAGTGAGTCATATGCATATCTGTTCTCTTTTGATATTAGTTGTCAACAGCCAATATGAGTGCAATGTGGTCATTGTATTTTACATATTCTAATTGGAGCCATTCTGTGTCAGGATTTTTTTGGAAAACCAGCATTTTTGACTGTTTCAGGCCAACTTAATGCGGAAACTTATGCTACTTCTCTTTCTGATGTAATACACATCACCTTCTctccttttcattttatttatttattattttgtacaTGCATCAGTCTTATTTAAAATCCAGCATGTAAGAATCAAATTGAAATAAATTGAGTCTTTACTGATGCAGGTGTATACATTTGGTCCCACATTCCGAGCAGAAAATTCTCACACTTCGAGGCACTTGGCTGAATTTTGGGTCAGTGATTTCGTTTCTCTTTTTTTAATGGCACATTGTTAGTAGTTAGTATTATTTTTTCTCCTTTGCTAGAGATTGAAACCATGACCTCAGTATTTTTGTTTCTTAGTCTAATGTTTGAGTTTTATCTAGCATtcttatacatttttttaatcaaatctgtCATTCTTATACATGACTTGTGAAACAAAATCCAAAGAATAGGTATCTTTTTGCTTCTACAGATGATTGAGCCGGAGCTTGCATTTGCTGATCTAAATGATGACATGGCTTGTGCAACTGCCTATCTCCAATTTGTTGTATGTAACCTTTCACAATTATTATTGAGTACCATGTTCTTTAGATTATTTTTTGAAGTTCAATTTCATTATTTCTCGCGTTAAAGCTTGTGTTCTTCATGTGTTTGTTTCTTGAAGATAAGACACATTCTCGATAACTGCAAGGAAGACATGGAGTTTTTTAATACATGGATTGATAAAGGAATCATTGATCGATTGAGTGTATGAGCTCTCAGTGTAACCATCATATTACTGGTCTTTATTTGATTCTTACCTGTAAATGTTTATTCTAATTACTAGCACCCACTTTGTGTAATCTTTTGTTGCATTGTGAAAAGAATGTAGCAGAGAAAGACGTGTTGCAAATAACTTACACTGAAGCGGTAGACCTGCTATCACGAGCAAATAAGAAATTTGAATTCCCGGTAATGCATTTGTCTATTTTTTCTCCAGTAACAAACCTATTCAATATGCATACACTTTTATTTGACTGTTTCTTTTTCACCTCATTTTCTTGCATTTGTTTTATGCCTTTCATCTTCCATAGTTGAAAGCGGATACTTTGTTTTAGACTCTAGATCACAAGTAAGCTCTGTTTTTTTTAACGGCGAAGAAAatggtatattaaataagaaaccAAAAATCCATAGATAAGAAGAAGTACCAGAAGTACTtcaaaaaaaccagaaaaaaaaagCACAAAAGGCAAGCCAAACAGAACAAAATCTACAAGGAACAAACAAAAGAGTATTAAACTCTAAATcacttaggggtggcaaaacgggccgtggcccgccaggccgcccgcgcacccgccaaaaaatggcgggttgggttgggaatttaggcccgccgctcgccaaagcccgccccgccaaaaccctcCGCCCgccatgcccgccccgccaatgcccgccgcccgcaaaagcccgcccctcctccaaaattccctcttttttagttaattctagtaatttcaattcttaatggtttattttatatatttatttgtaaatatatgtaatattattttaagtaaaatttgttaaaaagttgcttttataaaaaattgttttaaaaaataagtgaaaaatttaattaagaggtaaaaaaaattattaatctatttaaaaaatgaaaaaaaaatataaattaaaataggcgggcaagcccgccgcccgccaacccgccatcttggcggggcggacatgatttgtatgcccatttcacttggcgggcatgcccgccccgctcgttttttggcgggcttaaggcggggcgggcggcgggcggggcgggcgggccgttttgccacccctaaaatCACTGGTGATAGAGATGTATATCAATAAAAAAGATAATCATCTAGAAAAGTTTGTCATGGTGATTGGGCAAAAGCAAAATCACTAATTTTTAACTATAGATTTTATTAATGTGAGTGTTAAAATTTTAACATTTCTGAACAGTTGCAGTATGTACTCTCAATATTATGCTTTCACATTTTCTTGACTAGAGTTGGAAACTCGAGGCAGGTGAAAGAAAGAGCTTTAGCCTGTGGCCCATTGAACTAGAGGATGTTGTGTAGTTTCTTTTGTGGCTGCTCTCCCTGTCCTTGGACATTCACTGTCCAATTCTAGCCTGTGATTGGTTCACAATCTAAAATTGGCTACACTATTCAAAACACTATTACCATTATTGACAATCGATATGTGTAACTAACCTAGTCCAATGACAAAAGTGCTTGCTGTTATTGTTGTATTagctttataattttatatttgtaaGGCACTTCCAAATTGTATTTGACATATTCTTCTACTTGGCTGCATAGGTGAAATGGGGCTGTGATCTGCAGAGTGAACACGAGCGTTATATAACTGAAGAGGCATTTGGTGGATGCCCAGTTATAATCAGAGACTATCCAAAGGCATGCTACTTTTCGCACTCATTTTCTGTTCACTGTGCCCAAGCTACAGTACACCAAAGACAATAAACAACGGCATTGTGAATATCATTTAAAATGGATGACACTGTAAATGAAAGAATAAGAAATACTATCCTTGAGGCAATATATATAGGCCTAAAAAAGTTAAGAAAAACATTTTCAACATTTTCTATTCAACGTTTTCAGGATATTAAGGCATTCTATATGCGTCAGAATGATGATGGAAAGACAGTTGCAGCTATGGACATGTTGGTTCCAAAGGTAATTATAAGATATATCTAATATATAACCACTATAGAGTAGTGTTTGTAAGTAACAAATTCTCAGTACTATCCGAAAGAGTAGAAACttgggtttggtttggattttgtCTGACTAAGGTTATTAAGCTGGGCTTGGGTTGTTTGTCCAGTGAAAATAACAGAGGAGTTATTCCAAGGTATATATACAGTTTAATGATCATGGGCTGGTGAAGCCTGATAGACCATTGTAATTTCTagtatgtttttgtttttggacTAGCAGAACTATATTACTGTTGTTATGATTTAGTTTCACTCTCTCCTTGCTAGATTGGTGAACTTATTGGTGGAAGCCAAAGAGAAGAGCGACTTGAGCATTTAGAAGCTCGTTTAGATGATTTAAAGTTGAATAAGGAAGCATATTGGTGGTATCTTGATTTGCGTCGATATGGATCAGGTCTGACTTCTTTCTCTTTAAGCCTCTTTTCTCGAGTTCTCCATTGTCAAATTATGAACCACAGTTCCTAAAACAATAgattacttctttttttttttttgctaatcAGTGCTCTATCTActcaaataaatttcaaataatgtGTCCTTTAGTCGTTAATTAGAATAGTATATGATAGTATTATTATGTGTAAGAAATTAACTAAATTAGCATTTTACTGTCTTTCTACTTTTAACTCGCCAGTGACTTTTATACTGTATCTTGTTTGTAGTTCCTCATGCTGGCTTTGGTTTGGGTTTTGAAAGACTTATCCAGTTTGCAACAGGAATGGACAATATAAGAGATGTGATTCCTTTTCCTAGAACACCTGGCTCGGCTGAGTTCTGATCTTTTACACCCTGCAGATTTATTTGGAATCCACattctttgattttattcttGTTTTTTTATAAAGCTACTATAGAaaatgtttttaaattattttaaaaaccatataaaaaaatttatttagtgATGTTAatttaaaaatggttttagaGTGAGAACAAAATTGTTTGTATCTAACAATAaatcatgttgtattttaatttagttgAATAATTTTTTAGTGATAATTATAGTGTCTCAttcttttaatagtttttttaccATTCTTGTAATAGGTTTTTGACTCAATTTAATAGTTTCTTATTTGAGTtgtaattgtattttttaattttaattatttagttgaCTTTGTATTTATTCATCCATATACTCTCTTTTTCCGTGTTATAAAatatttcggagatacatatcTGAATTAAATTTGAGTAGAATTAGGTGGCTCACTCACAAAAGCCTAATATCATTCTTTACACGTAGCCCTTCTCTATTTACTTCACTAAATGCatggttgtttttttttttgaattttttgaacacCCAAAGCCATCTTCAAAAATTTCTCTGTTGCTCCACTTCCACAAGTATCAATAAGATAACATACCCACAATGTCCTCTTTAAGGTTGTATGCAGTTCAGTCCCTACAAAAATAAGAGTAAAATTGAGTCATTTTATTaaaagaaacaagatcttttcaattttttttacaaattgttGGGTTTCACTTGTGACGTTTATAGTTTGTCAAAAATCTCTGATGTGTTTATAGTTTATTAAAAATCTCTCATGTGTCATAAGTCAAATGATAGGCTGGATTAGATTAGGGGTTTTCCACTTTCAAATTATATTCCAGTTAATATCAATAGCAACAACAGTTGTAGGAGAAAAAAGATATTTATATGCATTTCTAACATAAAATTCAATATCCTTGTATTCACCCCACCCTATCTTGTTTGCACCATCCTCATGTATAGAGGGGATAACATTTACGAGATTAACCATCTCAATATTGAACCAGTTTTGAAGTAGATCAAGGTTCAATTTCCTTCATCTATTGATCACATCTTTTTAATCAATATAAATCTAAAATCATATCAGTTTTAGCCAAATTGAAGAAAAGGGGTCACTATGTTGGAGTCCAATGGTCAAGTCAAAATTTGGTCATATTTCACcctcaaattttcaatttttttctttctaaatttggTCCCGAACCTTCACTAAAGCTTCCTATAAAGGTGAATCATTCGCCTAACAAACTATATTCTCCCACAAGTTTTAATTCATGTCATACTTTTTAATGAAAACATGACACCATAATTTATTAGGGTTAGTCTAAGTTCTAAAGTATTTTAGAGAGAAATTTTTTTATCCAATATCTGAGGATGTTTGATGTCTAAACCAACATGCTCCTTGGGTATGCAACAAATTTATCAACCGATGAGATGCCTTACAGGTTATCTCATTATCTCTCCGAataaattatcattttaatttttctaaccCATTATCAATTGTTGTAAGAATTATTGCATACTACATATGAGAGTAAGGGAtataacttaaaaaaaattgacttggTGTAATTCTTCATTGTTCCAATCACTTATGCGACTTGTTTAGTAATATGCCAAAATATGCTCTAGACTTTTTATCAGGGATAATGTTTTCCCCAATAAACTTTCCTAAGCCGGAGGATTCTCTCAATCCTATACGCTGCATAAGCTCATGTCGAAGTTGAGGATAACTTTTTTAGTCTTATTAGGGTTAATCTTTAGGCCAGTGgcttgaaaaaaattgatttaaacaaTGTTTGATACAATAAGTTTGCTCACCTAGACGAATATCTTTACATGGAGCAAAGCTATCAAACTTTCCTCTATTTGTAAAATTTTAAAAGTCAATTAAGCAATACAAtgttaaattatattaattaattcttCTAGAAACTGTAAGTGCAAGTATACACTCACCAagagttttcgattcatggcaaacatcatagtTGAACAAATATCAAGCTACAAGTGAATGACATAAGGAAAAGCAAGATTTTGGCACTCTAAAGGCATCTTAGGTCGACTCACCACAAGTCTAGGTCGACCTATAATGCTTCATTCATCCAGCAGAAGAAATTGTCTCAGATAGGTCGATCCACCATGTTCTTAGGTCGACGCAAAATGAAGAGAATAGAGAAGTTTCACCTCtgttccatttaggtcgactcaatcatatacctaggtcgacctaaaatgaagaaaagtcacaagaaCCAAAACCAACTGCCTTTAGGTCGACCCAGAGCCTCAACAGGTCGACCCAATCAatgaagtaggtcgacctatcactTCAAAACCTCCCAAATTATGCGCGCGCGCGCGcgcccacacacacacacacacacacacacacacacacacacacacacacatatatatatatatatatatatatcattctgAGTTAATTATTCAAGCTTTTTttccaacaccaacaactgaaagatacacaaagtcttctcatcttctttcttcttctcaactccaacacaattacacacaacaattcttgtggtgagggtttgtgatcaagatcgataacgtccatggaaaagaattgaaggttcccagtgggtgaagatttgtggggttattggtgaataaaatttgcggattttgtcctccaagattgatgaattttgggggttttgtcaagaggcttcatcaacgaTTCACATGAGTGTAGAAggtgaagaacaagggttcgagcaattcacaacactgcagaaagggaatcaaagataagctcttggaagatacttgatctggctcaagatcaagggaaagaagatacaaagaatcaacatattcggtttatcgttattgctttgttatcttctttgtataaactcttttcaatcataatgaaagacaacccaattcccgtttggaattgggggcagatgtattcgtagcgaggacgatcgacgaactgcctgaacaaatatagtgttcttattgcttttatcttttcgtttacgttgtgcttatttctggtcataattgcaaattgattaacgtatcaagtgttaaacttgtgtgataagattttgtataaacatcacaagtcATCACACATTGATTCATAGTtcaatttggacattatcacgaagtgtttgatatattgattTCCTCATAAATAAAAGTCATTGAAAACAAGTTTAATCAAGCAAACACTTAATCGATTTATAGCATTATAACTTGTTGATTCTCTAATAGttttcatcatcacatcataatcagcttgtggttttaaaaaaaaaacatatataatatttCCCGTCGCGCGTcgcggttcggaatagacgcgagtcaatCCCTAAACGCTTTCGCCATAATTTTTAAAGGAAATCCGAATAAATTCTGAGGTATCTATTTACCCCCTCTAGATACGTAAGCGTAGCGTCTAACAGAAACTTACCGTCTTGACGACATTGCGTGACAAAGTTCTAATTCAATTTGTCACAAGTCTTCTTCAAATAAATTGGTATTGACATGAAAAACCTTTTCCTCTTTCATTATTTTCATCGTGTGAAATCTCttgaacaataataatattatgatGAATATTTCTcccaaaaacaaaattaaattgataTGAAGAGATGACATTATTCTACGAAGGCTTCACACGAATCACTACTATTTTAATAACTAGATTATAAATCACATTGCACGTAGCAATAGATGGAACTGAATGAGAAACTCTGGGTGGTCAATCTTACATATGAGTATTAGAAGAGTATTAGTAATAGAACTAGTCACAGTGCGGTTTTTCCCAACACTACTCACTAGTAAAGAAAGAGCCACAATATCCCAACAATGTTGGTAGAAAAACGTTGGCAAACCATCCTCTTCTGGAACTTTTTTGGGACTCGTTTCAAACAAAGCTTCATAATTTCTACAATTGATGGCATCATGCTTAGACTTACCCAATAATCCTCAAAATAATTCagataaaagaaaaaggaaacaaaaaactCCCTAAACTCCTAGCCATCATGAAAATGATATGAACAATGTCTCATAGCCATCTCTGAGCTTTCTAGTGTCAAACTCCCAATCTCTATTTTCACATAAAGCGACGTGATTTTATTCTTCCTTCTATGCACAATAGTCTCAGAGTGGTAATATTTAGTGTTACTTTTACCACTGGTAATCTAGTTACCTCTTGACTTTTGATTGAAACTTAAGACATTCTTCCGATAAAGAGTTTGAGTCAATTGGTTTGAAGATCACACTCAAGAATCTCAAGGTATCTATTATATCCATAATGCAAGTTATTGTGATGACATTCAACCTAGCTAAGATTTCCTTCTTACGTCCGAACATGTTTCTATTGATATCTTTGTTTCATCCCTTAATAATAGTAATACCTTCCAACATCTTAACTAGCTCTCTGCGATTTAGCCATTTCACATGCAACCACGATTCAAAATTTTCATGCATAAGTGCATAAGTCAAGCCGCTTCAAATTTAAAAGAACTATTAGGAGAGTTAGTAGTATTCTCTTGAAGCATAACAATAATAGAAGATGATGGTCAGATTGAATCAAAGGCAAAACGTTGGCAATTACTTCTAAAGCACTGAGTCTCCAATTAACCTTGCAGAGCATCATATCCAACTTTTTGAAAATATGGTTTCTTCCCACCCCCAGACCCTTTCCAAGTGAACTTAAAACCTGCCGTGGTTTCATCCATTATGTTACAATCATTTATCGAGCTGTCAATCTTTTTACATTTAGACATGTTAACCCTCACATCCCCTTTAATGCTCTATTTAAGTTTAATAGTATTATTCGTGATTTTTTTTTTGACCAAAGCAAAACTAACTTTTCTCATTCATAATCAAaagttcaatacaaggaggaattacattAATAATACTACGCCtagcccaagaattggccgccttcgcTAACGAGtgagcaaccatattcgcttgacgtttgacaaactttacctcaaagttaggGAAATTTTGTAATAACAACTGAATATCTCTTATTATAGTATAAAACTCTGAAAATCCTACGGTAACAGAGTGGAAAGCCTGCACCACTTGAAGGGAATCACTTTCGA
Above is a window of Vicia villosa cultivar HV-30 ecotype Madison, WI unplaced genomic scaffold, Vvil1.0 ctg.002318F_1_1, whole genome shotgun sequence DNA encoding:
- the LOC131638454 gene encoding asparagine--tRNA ligase, chloroplastic/mitochondrial-like — protein: MSVAMATRPLRIAKPYSYAAYAYLSLHLNTSLPKPSFHRPFPSQNRRLFCTATLPSTNTVPQFRKKLKVADVKSEQFDSLGNTLVLQGWVRTLRLQSSVTFLEINDGSCLSNMQCVLDSEVEGFDQIESGLITTGASVWVQGVVVKSQGTKQKVELKLSKIVVVGKSDPSFPIQKKRVTREFLRTKAHLRARTNTFGAVARVRNALAYATHKFFQENGFVWVSSPIITASDCEGAGEQFCVTTLIPNSHETTDSPVDAIPKMKDGLIDWSQDFFGKPAFLTVSGQLNAETYATSLSDVYTFGPTFRAENSHTSRHLAEFWMIEPELAFADLNDDMACATAYLQFVIRHILDNCKEDMEFFNTWIDKGIIDRLSNVAEKDVLQITYTEAVDLLSRANKKFEFPVKWGCDLQSEHERYITEEAFGGCPVIIRDYPKDIKAFYMRQNDDGKTVAAMDMLVPKIGELIGGSQREERLEHLEARLDDLKLNKEAYWWYLDLRRYGSVPHAGFGLGFERLIQFATGMDNIRDVIPFPRTPGSAEF